In Mus musculus strain C57BL/6J chromosome 15, GRCm38.p6 C57BL/6J, the genomic stretch CTGGTAGTAACCAGCAGGGACaggagagactgctcagcagtGAGGCAGGCTTGCTGAGCAAGCATAAGGACCAACCAGACTTCAAATCTAAGCATCCACATGAAAGCCAGGCATAGTTCCTGTAACCCAGCACAGAGGGCAGCCGAGACAGGAGGATGACTgcggcttgctggctgccagcccagTAGAAAACagggaactccaggttcagtgagagaccctgccgcAAAGGTACAAGGCAGAGTGATAACTTTCAGGGTTAGGAGGGAGGAACTCCTACCTCGGGACAAGGACAAGAGGACAAACTGCTCGAACCTCGAAAGAAAGAGCAGGACAAAGCAGCTAAAATTCCACACTCAGTGAGATTATCCTTGAAATAAAGGAGAAGGAAACACGAATTTGTCTTGGTAAGAGCCTTTCCGGGGAATGGCAGCTTTCTCTGGTGATACAACTGCCAGATTGGGAAGATATGGCAGCCTCATCAGCAAAACTCGTCATCTAAGGTATTTGTTTTCAATATCAATTTGCCACAACTTGGAGTCATCAGGTCACTTAGCCTCAACTGAGTAGTTGTTTACATTCAACTTGACCCGTGGGCTTGTCTGTGGGGGTGTTACGCGGATTCACCCAATTCATATGGGGAAACCCAACCCAAACTTGGGCAGGCCTTTCTGGGGACAATCCAGATATAAAAGGACCGAGAAGGAAGGTTATTGGCTTTCCCTATCATTGCTAAGTTAATTTACTGCGGATGAAGCCTTTGATGTCAGTATCAGCCTTTCTGGGATTTCCCTAGAGATAGGGGTGGCTCTCCAGGACCCCTCCAGGGCCTTCCAAACCAGACTGGACTGCCTAGGCACTAGCCTCCTGGTCAGGGCTGTCATAGCCTCTAGGCTATGAGATGGCCATTGTTGGAGTATGTTTGAGGTATCCAGCTTTGAGAATTATGGGTTCTTGAATTTCAGGTGTGAGACAGCTACTATTGAGACCATTTTAACCATATTTCTCAGACCAATTTAATAGAtcctttcaacacacacacacacacacacacacacacacacacacacacggtggataGGGAGAGAGACATGTGTGTTCCTCTAGAGAATGCATGTATGCCATGGTCAAGGGTTAAGTTTGTTCTAAAAATTTTACACCATATTGTAGACTCAAGAACCTTAACACTTGAAGGTGGAGTACAGATCTATTCAGAAGAAATGGCAGGATCAACACAAGGCCTGCAGCTCAGGCGCCCCTGCATTAAGGTATAAGAAGGACCTAGCAAGCCTGCGCTGCCACCAGCATTGTGAATGACAAAGAACCAGAGATACTGGGTAAAACAGGTGTCCTACATCCTAGGATGAATAAAGACACGGGGCTTGGGAGTCAGAACCAAACATAGGTGGTCCAGAGCCTACCATTCCTTGACTGTTGCTTGCCTTAGGGGGAGGAAGGGGCAATAGACCCCTGGACAGAGAGGGCCCTCAGACTTGTGAACTTAGTAGGGAAATTTGAATCTTCTGCTGCCAGAATGGGAGATAAAGTGGGGTGGAGCTGGGACAAGGGACACCGCTAGGTAAAGCTTATGCTGGAGGGTCTCTGCATATTGCTGCAACATCTCACTAGGTGGCCACTAGCTCACTAGTGCCAGGTGCACCAGGGATGGCACCCCTGTTGAGAGCAAGCCTACTATTTCCAGGAAGTATATAATGCAggaaaagaaacttttaaaaggtCCAAAGGTCACTGTGGAAAAATGAGGGTTAGAAAGATGCTATACATCTTGTGTGGGGGATAAGACTCACTGTCAGCATCAGGCTAGTGCTACCCAGAGTCCCTCaatgagcccccacccccaccacaggtCATAGTACCCTGGTTGATTagaaaacagttaaaaaaaaaaacagctttattAGCGACCTGAGGGAGCTAAGGTCTCTGATTCCTCCTTCACTCCCTCAGGGTATCAACTGCAAAGGCCTTCTCCAGGAGGAAGGCTAATCACATGATTCTGAGAATTCCTGGCAAGGAGTCAGGTCTctcttcttaattttaaaaattccaaatcCTGATTTCTGAGTCAGCAAAGTCAGAGGCTGGAGTCCAGTGGGCATCAGGACCCTGCCTGCGGGGGGCTCGGGAGGCTGGCCGAGTGAAATCTGCAGAGCTGTGTAGGGGCAGAGGCCGGAAGGCCACAGGAAACTGTCCCAAGAGTTCCAAGCTTCCAAGAAGGCCCCTGCTTCAGCTGGACCTGGCATTGAACCTGGGCCCTGCAAATGCACTTTGGGGGGTGGAGGTCACATCACCAAGcagcctgtggaggacagagccCTGCCATGTCCTTGGCCTGTCAAGGCTCCGTGGTCCAGGCTCAGTGGGGCTGCCGTAGCCTGTCATTCTTGGGTCCTCACCAGTGGGACATCATCGTGGATATCCCCAGGTCTTTGATGGGATAGAGGTACCACATCACAACCCCCGAAGGATTGATGATCACAGTGAAGTTGACTTCAGTCTGGAGACCACTGAAGATATCTCCTGTGAAGACGTTCTGGCCCTGTTTTGCGGAGGGATGCATCGTTATCAAGgctacacacgcacacgcgcacgcgaCTGGAGAAGGCTGTATTTCAGCCTAGCTGAGCGAGGCCTCTAGGCCCCATACTTAATAGCAAGGCTGACAGATGTTcaagcagaaaacagaaagagcCCCAACCCATGGAAAATGTAAGGACAATGGTGGCAAAATCTGACTTGTGAGTGGGGACCAGCTTGAGAGGTCAAGGGTCATTCATCCCCAGTAGCTCATTCTACATAGCTGGAAACAACAGTACCAGAGAACTACAGTACCACCCACAGCCCTCGGTGCCTCCAgctgccccacccctaccccaggcACCACTGAGGGCTCCAAGGcattggtggggggggggcactgtgTGTGAAGCAGAGCCGCCTGGATGTCAGAGGCTGGGCCAGAGACCACAGGTGGCAGGGCACTCACCTCATACACTCTGCCTTTGGGGTAGTTTAGTTCCAAGAGGGAGCAATGAAAGCGGAAAGGCATGTCTGTCCTGCGGCTGAAGAAAACCAGGGCACTGGCCTGGTTAGACAGATACCTCTTGAACACTTCGATATGGGATTTGCTCTAGGCATAAAAGACAAACCACTGGTTGGAGTCTCATGTTCAGCCTGGCCCTGACACCTCTGCCTTCTCTACCACTCCCAACCAGCTCTCTTCTATACCAACCTCAGCCCACAGCTCTGTCACAGAGACCCGAGGAGATGTGACATCACAGTCACCTAGCACCTAtacttttctctcccttccttcctgactCAGCAGGTGCTGATTCTGAGCCCCCCtcaacccccccccaaccccccgcccCGAATGTCAAGAGGGACAGACCCAAAGACCTGAGGTCACACTGTGTGAGCATTGCCAAGACTCTTGCAGGGCTGCAGTTGTGGGCACTGCTAAGAGAGAACAATGGACAGGGCtggggggtagggggttgggggtggtgggggtggtatgCAGATGGCCTCAAGCACAGACTTTCAGTCTCCAGAGCATTCCTCAGGCCCAGCTCCACCACTGGCTCTGAGGCAGGGACTAGCTGTCTCCTTGAGACATCAATAATTCAAAAGGGCCTTCTAGCGTTTTCATTTGGaggtaagatttattattatactcatgtgtatgagtattttgcctgcatacatgttATTAActattaatatgtgtgtgtgcgcacacgcacgcacgcacgcacgcacgcacgcatgcatgtacacacacatcagaAAACAACTTGTGGCATTtgggtctctccttctaccttgtgggTCTCAGGACTAAATTCAGGTCACCAGGTTCTGCAGctttagcagctgagccatcttgctggtcctcaACAAGAACCTTCTAAACCATGACATATTTCTTTTCATTCAAGGTAGGGACTGATGCACAGAACAAAGGCTTTGGGGTGACACTGTTGAGTTCAAGTATAAACGTGTGGCTTTGGGAAAATTGCCTAGATTCTGGAAGTTCCAATTTCAGTAAAACAGTCACTCAGAAAATGCATGCAGAGTGCCCAGCCCTCAATGATGCTCAACAAACAGAGGCTTGAGGTAGCAACTGTATACAGTAGGTGCTTGCAGGAGCAACAGTATACACTAGACACTTGTGGTAGCAACGGTATACAGTAGACACTTGCAGTAGCAACAGTATATAGTAGACACTTGCGGTAGCAACGGTATACAGTAGATACTTGCGGTAGCAATGGTATACAGTAGATACTTGCAGTAGCAACAGTATACAGTAGACACATGCAATAGCAATGATATACATTAGACACAATAGCAATGGCATACAGTAGACACTTGCGGTAGCAACAGTGTACAGTAACCTTTGGCTGAAACATTCTTCAAGCTCTGGAGGAAAGTATCCATTTTCTGCAGGACATCACGTGTATCCGTCTGCTGTGACTCACCAATCCTCTATGCTCCTGTCATGTATCCCTACCCTGACTCCCAGGAACTGTCCTGCTCTGACCCAGGCAAGAAGCCAGCAGCAGCTCCCAAGCAAGCAGAAGGGAGATCTGGCCCCAGCTCCGCTGCTCTCGGGAGCCCAGTCCCTCAGCCTCCCCATGCCCTCATCCCCGTCCCAGTACCTTTAAGATCCTGCGTCCCTGGATGCCTAAGGGGTCCTGATTGATTTTGATCATGAGTGGGTTCTGAAGAATGTCCATATTCTGAGGGGAGATGGTACGCAGGTCCGTGGACATGAGGAGGGGGGCTGCGAGCACTGTCCACAGGGCCATTTGTGCCCGGGATTCATCGAAGCTCAGGCCAAAGTTCCCGATGAGCAGCTGGGGATGGAGgaaaggagcagtcagtgctggcCTCTTCCCACAGGTGGGCACCAGGGCCACTGTAGCCAAGGCAGGCCTGGCTTAGCACAGCCAAGGTTACTGGGCC encodes the following:
- the Naga gene encoding alpha-N-acetylgalactosaminidase isoform X3 yields the protein MAVSPAPENVQRVNYTEVSRVCNLWRNYKDIQDSWKSVLSILDWFVRHQDVLQPVAGPGHWNDPDMLLIGNFGLSFDESRAQMALWTVLAAPLLMSTDLRTISPQNMDILQNPLMIKINQDPLGIQGRRILKSKSHIEVFKRYLSNQASALVFFSRRTDMPFRFHCSLLELNYPKGRVYEGQNVFTGDIFSGLQTEVNFTVIINPSGVVMWYLYPIKDLGISTMMSHW
- the Naga gene encoding alpha-N-acetylgalactosaminidase isoform X2, whose amino-acid sequence is MGKMTCMGYPGTTLDKVELDAETFAEWKVDMLKLDGCFSSSRERAEGYPKMAAALNATGRPIAFSCSWPAYEGGLPPKVNYTEVSRVCNLWRNYKDIQDSWKSVLSILDWFVRHQDVLQPVAGPGHWNDPDMLLIGNFGLSFDESRAQMALWTVLAAPLLMSTDLRTISPQNMDILQNPLMIKINQDPLGIQGRRILKSKSHIEVFKRYLSNQASALVFFSRRTDMPFRFHCSLLELNYPKGRVYEGQNVFTGDIFSGLQTEVNFTVIINPSGVVMWYLYPIKDLGISTMMSHW